In Erigeron canadensis isolate Cc75 chromosome 7, C_canadensis_v1, whole genome shotgun sequence, one DNA window encodes the following:
- the LOC122607822 gene encoding protein LONGIFOLIA 1-like: MAAKYLHSLADENQDLQKQLGCMTGVFHIFNRNNIVSGRRAIGPSPKKGLHGSSLFNNRTPDRESSVIYHRSPILERHRVSTESSKVSFSSSSPPSPFPYENYKIDTGTRQEREESNSSGKMNPQNLDLRDVVKDSMHREARGLSHKTIMKESDEWYFDEPRELSRSKSCHINDVLPISVSKDYPRFSYDGRESDRLSNKSDSKTTSSKKLKEPPRLSLDSRERSIRTLSFISLVPIKSPESKSNLSRNPVGIDDQKDLTRTRPPSVVAKLMGLETYPNSASNSNKELVVDPNSLSKGSSVPDFCGSTTKMSNSTRTSLREPTSPCWKNSDMKPISRVPIEAAPWKQRDGARAIASSTKIQIPTSSVYSEVDKRLKNLEFAQSGKDLRALKQILEAMQAVEARKEERQETAETSLEHNHRNVPSDVSKAHGSHIVIMKPTKLVGKGFANNKTGKDVITERRSRLATSYIDSATSYTDSSKPRKQSNKHHSESKLTRRRKQPSNIQQSDRIMRKVDDGRALKMDTAVNASESSEETNSRQSSSSTPEKSTLLVKIGEPLTPEYPSPVSVLDDSVYMEKSPSPVKPTPNHQKDNVTQNPADIIVKDGYKATNNVLPNRIISGVSSQIDNERLKKVQDLVQKLKRLNTNDDETHTNHIAFLCENTNSTDKYISEILLASGLLLRDLESFKFHSSSHPINPELFLVMEHIKFSNLQQGKFHRKLIFDAVNESLVGKLSSPSKLMQNPRKLLKEICLEIEQLHGCTKRESSGLEEEGDDLIKILSEDVLKNSDIWTGVYGESSAISVEVERLIFRDLVYELVMSEAYDGKLGMPGIFC; the protein is encoded by the exons ATGGCTGCAAAGTATTTGCATTCATTGGCAGATGAAAATCAAGATTTACAGAAGCAGTTAGGATGCATGACTGGTGTGTTTCATATCTTTAACCGAAACAATATTGTATCCGGAAGACGTGCCATTGGCCCCAGCCCGAAAAAGGGCCTTCATG GCAGCTCACTTTTCAACAATCGGACACCAGATAGAGAGTCAAGTGTTATCTACCATAGAAGCCCCATTTTG GAAAGACATAGGGTATCTACCGAATCATCTAAAGTCTCTTTCTCCTCATCGTCTCCTCCGTCACCCTTCCCCTATGAGAATTATAAGATTGATACAGGGACTCGTCAAGAACGCGAGGAATCAAACTCCTCTGGGAAAATGAACCCTCAAAATCTGGACCTTAGAGATGTGGTCAAAGACTCAATGCATAGAGAAGCCCGTGGGTTATCACATAAAACTATTATGAAGGAGTCAGATGAATGGTATTTTGATGAGCCTAGAGAACTGTCGAGATCAAAATCTTGCCATATTAATGACGTGTTACCAATTTCAGTTTCCAAAGATTACCCACGGTTCTCTTATGATGGGAGGGAAAGCGACCGTTTGTCCAACAAATCAGACTCCAAAACAACCAGCTCAAAGAAGCTTAAAGAACCACCAAGGCTTTCTTTAGATAGTAGGGAACGATCCATACGTACTCTTAGCTTCATTTCACTTGTACCCATAAAATCGCCTGAGTCAAAATCTAACCTTTCAAGAAACCCTGTTGGCATCGATGACCAGAAGGATCTTACTCGGACACGGCCACCAAGTGTTGTAGCTAAATTGATGGGTTTAGAAACTTATCCTAATTCTGCCTCCAATAGCAACAAAGAGTTGGTCGTTGACCCAAATTCATTGTCAAAAGGTTCAAGTGTCCCTGATTTTTGTGGGTCGACCACTAAAATGTCAAATTCCACTAGGACCTCATTGAGAGAACCAACGTCTCCGTGCTGGAAAAATTCGGACATGAAGCCAATTTCTAGAGTACCCATTGAAGCAGCACCATGGAAGCAACGGGATGGAGCTCGTGCTATTGCATCATCAACCAAGATACAGATCCCCACCTCTTCTGTTTACAGTGAAGTGGATAAAAGATTGAAAAATCTTGAATTTGCACAGTCTGGAAAGGATCTTAGAGCTCTTAAACAAATATTAGAGGCAATGCAGGCTGTTGAAGCTAGAAAAGAAGAGAGACAGGAGACAGCGGAAACATCTTTGGAGCATAATCatcgaaatgtgccatctgatGTTTCAAAGGCTCACGGGTCCCATATTGTCATTATGAAACCCACTAAGCTTGTTGGAAAGGGTTTTGCAAACAATAAAACAGGTAAAGACGTGATTACCGAGAGGCGATCTCGCCTGGCCACATCTTATATAGATTCGGCCACATCTTATACAGATTCTAGTAAACCAAGAAAGCAGTCAAATAAGCACCATTCAGAGTCTAAGTTAACTAGGAGGAGGAAACAGCCTTCAAATATCCAGCAAAGCGATCGAATTATGAGAAAAGTTGATGATGGTAGAGCGTTGAAGATGGATACAGCGGTTAATGCATCTGAATCTTCCGAAGAAACTAATAGTAGGCAGAGTTCTAGCTCAACACCAGAG AAATCAACCTTGCTCGTGAAGATAGGTGAACCGCTCACTCCAGAATATCCAAGTCCAGTCTCGGTTCTTGATGATTCAGTTTATATGGAGAAATCACCTTCACCTGTGAAACCTACACCAAATCACCAAAAAG ATAATGTTACTCAAAACCCTGCTGATATAATTGTTAAAGATGGATACAAAGCAACAAACAATGTTTTACCAAACAGGATCATCTCAGGGGTTTCATCTCAGATCGATAATGAAAGGCTGAAGAAAGTTCAGGATTTGGTTCAAAAACTCAAGAGACTCAATACCAACGACGATGAAACTCACACAAATCACATTGCATTTCTCTGTGAAAACACGAACTCTACTGACAAATACATCTCAGAAATCTTATTAGCTTCAGGGCTCCTCCTTAGAGACCTTGaatcttttaaatttcattCATCTAGTCATCCAATTAACCCCGAGCTATTTTTAGTCATGGAACATATCAAATTCAGCAACCTGCAACAAGGAAAATTTCACAGGAAGCTAATATTTGATGCTGTTAATGAAAGTCTCGTGGGAAAATTAAGTTCACCTTCTAAATTGATGCAGAATCCTAGAAAGCTTTTAAAAGAGATATGTTTGGAGATAGAACAGTTGCATGGGTGTACAAAAAGAGAAAGTAGTGGCCTAGAAGAGGAGGGTgatgatttaataaaaatcttgaGTGAAGATGTGCTGAAAAACTCAGATATATGGACAGGCGTATATGGTGAAAGTTCGGCGATCTCAGTGGAGGTTGAGCGTTTGATCTTTAGAGATTTGGTTTATGAACTTGTTATGAGTGAGGCTTATGATGGTAAGCTAGGAATGCCCGGTATATTCTGTTAA
- the LOC122608263 gene encoding mitochondrial import receptor subunit TOM5 homolog — translation MADAVISLEKIKSFLKSQVDNEENWATNMKLLRAAGLFAGSIVLMRNFGDLMAI, via the exons ATGGCCGACGCTGTGATTTCGTTGGAGAAAATAAAATCATTCTTGAAATCTCAAGTTGACAATGAAGAAAATTGGGCCACTAACATG AAACTACTCCGAGCTGCAGGCCTCTTTGCTGGTTCTATTGTTTTGATGCGGAATTTTGGTGACCTAATGGCTATATGA
- the LOC122608962 gene encoding LOW QUALITY PROTEIN: AT-hook motif nuclear-localized protein 16-like (The sequence of the model RefSeq protein was modified relative to this genomic sequence to represent the inferred CDS: inserted 2 bases in 1 codon): protein MYLNHGSNRSXGQHVSRRPRGRPAGSKNKPKPPIIITRESPNTLRAHAMEVSPGCDIVESLATFARRKQRGICVLSAAGRVTNVTLRQPTPSAGTRPVVTLHGQYEILSLMGSVLPPPAPPGVTGLDIYLAGPQGQLVGGAISGPLIASSPIVIMAATFMNATFDRLPIDKNETEAITTAQQNQHVIGLSDMYGIPQTFGGCPATLPSTDMYTWTASQPLSKKT from the exons ATGTACCTTAATCATG GATCCAACCGCTC AGGCCAACATGTATCTAGAAGGCCACGTGGCCGACCTGCAGGTTCTAAAAACAAGCCCAAGCCACCCATCATCATCACTAGAGAAAGTCCCAACACACTTCGGGCTCATGCCATGGAGGTTAGTCCTGGATGTGACATTGTTGAGAGCTTAGCAACCTTTGCTAGAAGAAAACAACGTGGGATCTGTGTGCTAAGTGCTGCCGGCCGCGTCACCAATGTAACATTACGCCAACCAACCCCTTCTGCAGGAACCAGGCCAGTTGTCACACTCCACGGCCAGTATGAGATTCTGTCGTTGATGGGTTCAGTCTTGCCACCACCAGCCCCACCAGGTGTTACCGGCTTAGACATATACTTAGCTGGTCCACAAGGCCAGCTAGTAGGTGGAGCCATTTCAGGTCCCCTTATAGCATCAAGTCCCATTGTCATTATGGCAGCTACTTTTATGAATGCAACATTCGATAGGCTGCCAATTGACAAAAATGAAACTGAAGCAATCACCACAGCCCAACAAAATCAACATGTGATCGGTTTATCAGATATGTATGGAATTCCACAAACTTTTGGCGGCTGCCCAGCCACCCTGCCATCAACCGATATGTATACATGGACAGCTTCACAACCACTTTCAAAAAAGACCTAA
- the LOC122607653 gene encoding replication protein A 70 kDa DNA-binding subunit B, protein MAKSVSPNAIETILSNPNPESTANLPEIVVQVLDIKSAGNRYTFSVSDGKKKLKAMLQSSLSTEVINGNIQNLGLIRIDDYTLNDIPNKNEKYLIVTKCEAVSPALEAEFKVEVKREVPGILLKPKQDVVTKSAAQIIHEQNGNSAPSARMAMTRRVHPLASLHPYQGNWTIKVRVTAKGTMRNYKNMKGEGCVFNVELTDEDGTQIQATMFNEAARKFFDVFQMGKVYYISKGTLKLANKQYKTVQNDYEMTLNENSQVEEAMNEAAFIPETKFNFVPIDQLGPYINQKELVDVIGVVQSVSPTMSIRRKIDNEAIPKRDIVIADDTKKTVVVSLWNTLATDLGQKLLDMADESPIVAIKSLRVSDFQGVSLSTLNKSIIEINPDSPDSQKLKSWYSSEGKETSMESVGSGLSPLMKTGGRSMYSDRVTLEHITSNPSLGEDKPVFYNVRACMSLIRTEQAMSYRACKTCNKKVNEALDSGYWCEACQKNDASCSLRYILSAKFSDASGGAWFSVFSEDAEKIIGCSADELDKMKSQDDLSEFQTQLKKATWVPHLLRVMVAPREYNNEKKQRITVKSVAPVDFAAESKFLLDEISSMKA, encoded by the exons ATGGCGAAATCAGTGAGTCCAAATGCGATTGAAACTATATTATCAAACCCTAACCCTGAATCAACTGCTAATTTGCCTGAAATTGTTGTTCAAGTTCTCGATATCAAGTCTGCTGGTAACCGATATAC GTTTAGTGTAAGTGATGGAAAAAAGAAGTTGAAGGCCATGTTACAGTCAAGTTTGTCAACTGAAGTTATCAATGGAAACATTCAAAACTTGGGTCTTATTCGTATCGATGACTACACGCTTAACGACATCCCAAACAAGAACGAAAA gtATTTAATTGTGACAAAATGTGAAGCCGTTTCGCCCGCTTTGGAAGCGGAATTCAAGGTAGAGGTGAAACGTGAAGTACCAGGCATTTTGTTGAAGCCAAAGCAAGATGTTGTTACAAAATCAGCTGCTCAAATTATTCATGAGCAGAATGGGAA TAGTGCACCTTCTGCACGAATGGCAATGACTAGGAGGGTTCATCCATTAGCCTCCCTACACCCTTACCAAGGAAACTGGACTATTAAAGTTCGGGTCACTGCTAAAGGAACCATGCGTAATTACAAGAACATGAAAGGGGAAGGTTGCGTTTTCAACGTGGAGCTAACCGATGAAGAT GGTACTCAAATACAAGCAACAATGTTTAATGAGGCTGCAAGGAAGTTCTTTGATGTGTTTCAAATGgggaaagtttattacatatctAAAGGCACATTGAAATTGGCTAACAAGCAATACAAGACTGTACAGAATGATTATGAGATGACTTTGAATGAAAATtctcaagtggaagaagcgatgAATGAAGCGGCTTTTATTCCCGAAACTAAGTTCAACTTTGTCCCAATTGATCAGTTAGGACCATACATCAACCAAAAGGAACTTGTTG ATGTTATTGGTGTCGTGCAAAGTGTATCTCCAACTATGAGCATTCGTAGGAAAATTGATAATGAGGCTATTCCAAAGCGTGACATAGTCATTGCAGATGACAC GAAGAAGACAGTAGTTGTGTCGCTGTGGAATACTCTTGCTACTGATCTTGGTCAGAAATTGTTGGATATGGCTGATGAGTCACCAATAGTTGCAATCAAGTCTCTAAGGGTGTCAGATTTCCAAG GTGTATCTTTGTCAACTTTAAACAAAAGTATCATAGAAATTAATCCAGATTCCCCGGATTCTCAAAAGTTGAAATCATGGTATTCATCTGAAGGCAAAGAGACTTCCATGGAATCAGTTGGTTCTGGCTTAAGTCCTTTAATGAAAACTGGTGGCCGATCTATGTACTCTGACCGGGTGACCCTTGAACATATAACTAGCAACCCGTCTTTGGGTGAAGATAAG CCGGTATTCTACAATGTGCGAGCTTGTATGAGTTTGATTAGGACTGAGCAAGCTATGTCATATCGAGCATGCAAAACATGTAACAAGAAAGTTAATGAAGCTCTTGATTCTGGTTACTGGTGTGAAGCATGCCAAAAGAACGATGCTAGCTGCAGTTTGAG GTATATATTGAGTGCAAAGTTTTCTGATGCAAGTGGTGGAGCTTGGTTTTCTGTTTTTAGTGAAGATGCTGAGAAAATAATTGGCTGCTCGGCTGATGAGCTTGATAAAATGAAGTCACAG GATGACTTGAGTGAGTTCCAGACTCAACTTAAAAAGGCAACATGGGTGCCACATCTTTTGCGAGTAATGGTCGCACCACGAGAGTACAATAATGAGAAGAAACAAAGAATTACAGTCAAGTCTGTTGCTCCAGTTGATTTTGCAGCTGAATCTAAGTTTTTGCTGGATGAGATATCTTCAATGAAAGCTTAA